A DNA window from Brassica napus cultivar Da-Ae chromosome C1, Da-Ae, whole genome shotgun sequence contains the following coding sequences:
- the LOC106374210 gene encoding GATA transcription factor 9-like translates to MEQQQQLTPELFLVAGNSDSFVVDDLLDFSNDNGQPDDGLEPFPDSSTVSTGILADSSNSSSSLYTDGSVFSDDLCVPSEDLAELEWLSNLVEESFSKEDQDKLQLLSGLQKPQTTRLTQTKQEPEPEPELDQIFIPTDTDDSNVSVPAKARSKRPRSAASTWASRLLAIAGSDESYPKKKQLRTKEHDGAGELEGEVGERRCLHCATDKTPQWRTGPMGPKTLCNACGVRYKSGRLVPEYRPASSPTFVMTRHSNSHRKVMELRRQKEMRDEHLLSQLRCENLVMDIRSNGDDFLIGDNNSNHVASDFIRRLI, encoded by the exons AtggaacaacaacaacaacttacCCCGGAGCTCTTCCTCGTCGCCGGTAACTCTGACTCTTTCGTCGTCGACGACCTTCTTGACTTTTCTAACGACAACGGCCAACCTGACGACGGACTTGAACCCTTTCCTGACTCTTCCACCGTCTCCACCGGTATTCTTGCCGATAGCTCCAACTCCTCCTCGTCGCTTTACACCGACGGCAGCGTGTTCTCCGACGACCTTTGTGTTCCG AGTGAGGATTTAGCTGAACTTGAATGGTTATCGAACTTGGTGGAAGAATCATTCTCAAAAGAAGACCAAGACAAGCTTCAGTTACTGTCCGGCTTACAAAAACCTCAAACCACCCGGTTAACCCAAACCAAACAAGAACCGGAACCCGAACCTGAGTTGGATCAAATCTTCATCCCCACCGACACTGACGACTCCAATGTCTCCGTTCCCGCCAAAGCGAGAAGCAAAAGACCACGCTCTGCAGCCTCCACGTGGGCTTCTCGTCTTCTAGCAATCGCCGGCTCCGACGAGTCCTATCCCAAGAAGAAACAGCTCAGAACTAAAGAACACGACGGCGCCGGAGAACTCGAAGGCGAAGTCGGAGAGAGACGGTGTCTCCACTGCGCGACGGATAAGACACCGCAGTGGCGGACGGGGCCGATGGGTCCCAAGACGCTGTGCAACGCGTGCGGAGTGCGGTACAAATCGGGGAGGCTCGTGCCGGAGTACAGACCGGCTTCGAGCCCGACGTTCGTGATGACGAGGCACTCGAACTCTCACCGGAAAGTGATGGAGCTGCGGCGACAGAAGGAGATGAGAGACGAGCATTTGCTGAGTCAGCTTCGGTGTGAGAATCTCGTGATGGATATCAGATCCAACGGCGACGATTTCTTGATCGGTGATAATAATAGTAACCACGTGGCTTCTGATTTTATTAGGCGCTTAATCTAA
- the BNAC01G05540D gene encoding uncharacterized protein BNAC01G05540D, with protein MQTHEMDVCSPATTKKLSRLAKLILYTIQKVSDASRHKLQTTLDPQLLAKRGKTLRKSLNEAVSTSHSHITCRPSDHDDVRSSFISPLPLQLDYEFSCSSTPPRRSYASTTTGRRSGSRKPLINKRQRHAYIRYNTLPKIPRERHGAAAVFPDVASSVGTMDSCHVDRAAEEFIQRFHRELRLQRWMMAQEV; from the coding sequence ATGCAAACACACGAGATGGATGTTTGTTCACCAGCCACGACCAAGAAGCTCTCAAGACTCGCGAAGCTAATCCTCTACACCATCCAGAAGGTCTCAGACGCCTCACGTCACAAACTCCAAACAACCCTCGACCCACAACTACTCGCGAAACGTGGCAAGACCCTACGCAAATCTCTAAACGAAGCCGTTTCAACTTCCCACTCCCACATCACATGCCGTCCCTCCGACCACGACGACGTCCGATCCTCCTTCATCTCACCTCTACCGCTCCAGCTCGACTACGAGTTCAGCTGCAGCAGCACCCCACCAAGACGTTCCTACGCCTCGACCACCACCGGACGACGCAGCGGGTCTCGCAAACCGCTTATCAACAAACGCCAACGCCACGCGTATATCCGATACAACACGCTGCCTAAGATTCCTCGGGAACGACACGGTGCAGCGGCCGTGTTCCCCGACGTAGCTAGCAGCGTGGGAACCATGGATAGCTGCCACGTGGACAGAGCGGCGGAGGAGTTTATACAGAGGTTCCATAGGGAGCTGAGGTTGCAGAGGTGGATGATGGCTCAGGAGgtttaa
- the LOC106375322 gene encoding nuclear poly(A) polymerase 4: MMVGTQSVNSPKSYGITKPLSLAGPSAADFKRNLELEKFLVDEGLYESEEDTMRREEVLGRIDQIVKHWVKQLTQQRGYTDQMVEDANAVIFTFGSYRLGVHGPGADIDTLCVGPSYVNREEDFFMILHDMLAEMEEVTELQPVPDAHVPVMKFKFQGISIDLLYASISRLVVPQDLDISNSSVLCDVDEPTVRSLNGCRVADQILKLVPNFEHFRTTLRCLKYWAKRRGVYSNVTGFLGGVNWALLVARVCQLYPNAIPSMLVSRFFRVYTQWRWPNPVMLCAIEEDELGFPVWDPRKNHRDRYHLMPIITPAYPCMNSSYNVSQSTLRVMTEQFQFGNNILQEIELNKQHWSSLFEQYMFFEAYKNYLQVDIVAADAEDLLAWKGWVESRFRQLTLKIERDTNGMLMCHPQPNEYVDTSREILHCAFFMGLQRAEGVGGQECQQFDIRGTVEEFRQEVNMYMFWKPGMDVYVSHVRRRQLPSFVFPVGYRRPRPSRHQNQPGGRTGEDGTVSNSVVERHVKRKNDNEMMDARPEKPEKRASLSPHSLDIVSPDNSAITTGCTPPLCNLRRSPGEGIEAANLNTDSPELANLARDECNSGSEQALEVDSMALVQECSDPAEAFGKCVTPDSSDVIGREENLDRDLKSVSISVADEVERESKSCGGTRITGEIKESVQLGRSYGQNRDYEEFEFAATKPDPFVGKGNLYSQSGIPEDLQSNSLVSGMEKAEDGAGSDSLQKSQIRLLT; encoded by the exons ATGATGGTGGGTACTCAATCGGTGAATTCCCCTAAGAGCTATGGAATCACGAAGCCTCTCTCGCTTGCTGGCCCTTCCGCTGCTGATTTCAAGCGTAACCTCGAGCTCGAGAAG tttttggtTGACGAGGGACTTTATGAGAGCGAGGAGGATACTATGCGGAGAGAGGAAGTTCTCGGGCGCATTGATCAG attgTGAAGCACTGGGTGAAGCAGTTAACCCAGCAGAGAGGCTATACGGACCAAATGGTGGAGGATGCAAATGCTGTTATTTTCACCTTTGGTTCTTACCGACTTGGA GTACATGGGCCTGGGGCTGACATTGACACCTTGTGTGTTGGGCCATCTTATGTTAACCGGGAG GAGGATTTCTTTATGATCTTGCATGATATGTTGGCTGAAATGGAAGAAGTGACTGAACTTCAACCTGTTCCCGACGCTCATGTTCCGGTCATGAAATTTAAGTTTCAAGGAATATCGATTGATCTGCTCTACGCTAGCATATCACGTTTGGTTGTGCCACAG GATCTCGATATATCCAACTCTTCTGTGCTTTGTGATGTTGATGAGCCAACCGTCAGGAGTCTTAATGGATGTAGAGTTGCTGATCAGATTCTTAAACTCGTTCCAAATTTTGAG CACTTTCGGACAACATTAAGATGCCTGAAGTACTGGGCTAAGAGGCGTGGAGTCTATTCGAAT GTGACTGGATTTCTGGGCGGTGTAAACTGGGCACTTTTGGTAGCTCGTGTGTGCCAGCTCTATCCAAATGCAATTCCTAGTATGCTTGTTTCTCGGTTCTTCAGAGTATACACTCAGTGGCGGTGGCCAAACCCGGTTATGCTCTGTGCTATTGAAGAGGATGAGCTTGGATTTCCTGTTTGGGACCCTCGCAAGAACCATCGCGATCGCTATCACCTTATGCCAATAATCACTCCAGCTTACCCATGCATGAATTCTAGTTACAATGTCTCTCAAAGCACTCTTCGCGTTATGACAGAGCAATTCCAGTTTGGTAACAATATCTTGCAA GAGATTGAATTAAATAAACAACACTGGAGCTCTTTATTTGAACAATATATGTTCTTCGAGGCATATAAAAACTACCTGCAGGTTGATATAGTAGCAGCAGATGCAGAGGATTTATTGGCTTGGAAGGGTTGGGTGGAGTCACGGTTCAGACAGCTGACCTTAAAG ATAGAAAGAGATACAAACGGAATGTTAATGTGTCATCCCCAACCAAATGAGTATGTCGACACGTCTAGGGAGATTCTGCATTGTGCCTTTTTCATGGGCTTGCAGAGGGCAGAGGGCGTTGGTGGTCAAGAATGTCAACAGTTTGATATCCGTGGTACGGTCGAGGAGTTCAGACAAGAAGTAAACATGTATATGTTCTGGAAGCCTGGGATGGATGTGTATGTTTCTCATGTTCGTAGACGTCAGCTTCCATCTTTTGTTTTCCCAGTTGGATACAGAAGGCCACGGCCTTCTAGGCACCAGAATCAACCGGGTGGAAGaactggtgaagatggtacAGTTTCCAATTCTGTGGTGGAGAGGCATGTGAAGAGAAAGAATGATAATGAGATGATGGATGCTCGGCCAGAGAAACCTGAGAAGCGCGCATCTCTTAGTCCACACAGTTTAGACATTGTTTCTCCTGACAATAGTGCTATCACTACTGGTTGTACCCCTCCTTTATGTAACCTTAGAAGGTCACCTGGTGAGGGAATTGAGGCTGCAAATTTGAACACTGATAGTCCTGAACTCGCAAACCTTGCTCGAGATGAGTGTAACTCTGGCAGCGAGCAAGCTCTGGAAGTAGATAGTATGGCTCTTGTTCAGGAATGCTCTGATCCAGCTGAGGCTTTTGGAAAGTGTGTGACACCTGATTCTAGTGATGTGATAGGTCGGGAAGAAAACTTAGATCGTGATTTGAAGTCTGTATCGATCAGTGTTGCCGATGAAGTTGAGAGGGAATCGAAGTCGTGTGGTGGTACGCGGATAACTGGGGAAATTAAGGAGAGTGTTCAGCTGGGTAGATCTTACGGGCAGAACCGTGATTACgag gaATTCGAGTTTGCTGCTACGAAGCCAGATCCTTTTGTGGGAAAGGGAAACTTGTACTCTCAAAGTGGCATACCTGAAGATCTTCAG TCAAACTCTTTGGTCAGCGGGATGGAGAAGGCAGAAGACGGAGCTGGGTCAGACTCTTTGCAGAAGTCACAGATAAG GCTATTGACGTGA
- the LOC106375319 gene encoding homeobox-leucine zipper protein ATHB-8 translates to MGGGSNSSHNIDNGKYVRYTPEQVEALERLYNDCPKPSSMRRQQLIRECPILSNIEPKQIKVWFQNRRCREKQRKEASRLQAVNRKLTAMNKLLMEENDRLQKQVSHLVYENSYFRQHPQNQGNLATTDTSCESVVTSGQHHLTSQHQPRDASPAGLLSIADETLTEFISKATGTAVEWVQMPGMKPGPDSIGIVAISHGCTGIAARACGLVGLDPTRVAEILKDKPSWLRDCRSLDIVNVLSTANGGTLELIYMQLYAPTTLAPARDFWMLRYTSVMEDGSLVICERSLNNTQNGPSMPPSPHFVRAEILPSGYLIRPCEGGGSILHIVDHLDLEPWSVPEVLRSLYESSTLLAQRTTMAALRYLRQISQEISQPNVSGWGRRPAALRALSQRLSKGFNEAVNGFSDEGWSMLESDGIDDVTLLVNSSPTKMMMTSSLPFSNGFTSMPSAVLCAKASMLLQNVPPSILLRFLREHRQEWADNSIDAYSASAIKAGPCSLPIPRPGSFGGQVILPLAHTIENEEFMEVIKLESLGHYQEDMMMPADIFLLQMCGGVDENAVESCSELIFAPIDASFSDDAPIIPSGFRIIPLDSKSEGLSPNRTLDLASALDIGSRTAGDSCGSRGNTKSVMTIAFQLAFEMHMQENVASMARQYVRSVIASVQRVALALSPSSHQLSGGLRPPPASPEAHTLARWISHSYRCYLGVELLKPNGNDLLKSLWHHPDALMCCSLKALPPVFTFANQAGLDMLETTLVALQDITLEKIFDNNGKKTFCSDFPQIMQQGFMCTDGGICMSSMGRAVTYEKAVAWKVLNDDEDPHCICFVFLNWSFI, encoded by the exons ATGGGAGGAGGGAGCAATAGCAGTCACAATATTGACAACGGGAAGTACGTGAGGTACACTCCAGAACAAGTGGAAGCCCTAGAGAGGCTCTACAATGACTGTCCTAAACCAAGCTCTATGCGCCGCCAACAGCTAATCCGAGAATGTCCTATCCTCTCCAACATCGAGCCTAAACAGATCAAAGTCTGGTTCCAAAACCGCAG GTGTAGAGAGAAGCAACGTAAAGAGGCGTCGCGGCTTCAAGCTGTAAACCGGAAGCTAACGGCGATGAACAAGCTTTTAATGGAAGAGAATGACCGGTTGCAAAAGCAAGTGTCTCACTTGGTTTATGAAAACAGCTATTTTCGCCAACACCCTCAAAAC CAAGGGAACTTGGCGACTACGGATACGAGCTGTGAGTCGGTTGTGACAAGTGGTCAGCACCACTTGACCTCTCAACATCAGCCTCGTGATGCTAGCCCTGCTGG ATTATTGTCCATTGCGGATGAAACTTTAACAGAGTTCATTTCTAAGGCCACTGGAACCGCTGTAGAGTGGGTCCAAATGCCTGGGATGAAG CCTGGTCCGGATTCCATTGGAATCGTTGCTATTTCTCATGGATGCACGGGAATCGCAGCTCGTGCTTGCGGCCTCGTGGGTCTTGACCCCACAAGAGTCGCAGAGATCCTTAAAGATAAGCCTTCTTGGTTGCGTGATTGTAGATCTCTTGATATCGTTAACGTCCTCTCCACTGCAAATGGTGGAACTCTAGAACTAATCTACATGCAG CTTTATGCACCAACAACATTGGCACCAGCTCGTGATTTCTGGATGCTGCGTTATACATCTGTAATGGAAGATGGGAGCCTTGTG ATATGCGAAAGGTCGTTGAACAATACACAAAACGGGCCAAGTATGCCTCCATCTCCTCATTTTGTAAGAGCAGAGATTTTACCAAGTGGATACCTCATTAGACCCTGTGAAGGAGGTGGTTCCATTCTTCACATTGTCGATCATTTGGATCTTGAG CCATGGAGTGTGCCTGAAGTTCTTCGTTCTCTTTATGAGTCTTCAACGTTACTCGCCCAAAGAACCACCATGGCC GCTCTACGCTACTTGAGACAGATATCTCAAGAGATTTCACAGCCTAACGTATCTGGTTGGGGAAGAAGACCAGCGGCTCTTAGAGCACTTAGCCAAAGACTCAGCAA AGGATTTAACGAAGCAGTCAATGGGTTTAGCGATGAAGGCTGGTCGATGCTAGAGAGTGATGGTATAGATGATGTTACTCTTCTGGTGAACTCCTCTCCgacaaagatgatgatgacttCAAGTCTCCCATTCTCCAATGGCTTCACTTCTATGCCTAGTGCAGTTCTTTGTGCCAAAGCTTCAATGTTATTACAA AATGTTCCTCCCTCGATTCTTTTACGGTTCTTGAGGGAACATAGGCAAGAATGGGCAGATAATAGCATTGATGCGTATTCAGCTTCAGCCATCAAAGCAGGGCCTTGTAGTTTACCAATCCCTCGCCCAGGGAGCTTTGGTGGTCAAGTCATTCTTCCTCTAGCTCACACCATAGAGAATGAAGAG TTCATGGAAGTGATTAAGCTTGAGAGCCTGGGGCATtaccaagaagatatgatgatgccTGCTGATATCTTTCTTCTGCAA ATGTGCGGTGGAGTGGATGAGAACGCAGTTGAATCATGCTCAGAGCTTATCTTTGCACCAATTGATGCATCTTTCTCTGATGATGCACCAATCATTCCTTCAGGCTTCCGCATCATTCCACTAGATTCCAAATCG gAGGGATTGAGTCCTAACCGAACGCTAGACCTAGCATCGGCTCTAGACATAGGGAGCAGAACAGCCGGGGACTCATGCGGGAGCAGAGGAAATACAAAGTCAGTGATGACAATAGCGTTTCAGCTAGCTTTTGAGATGCATATGCAAGAGAATGTAGCCTCAATGGCTAGACAATATGTGAGAAGTGTGATCGCCTCGGTCCAACGGGTCGCTCTtgctctctctccttcttctcaTCAGCTAAGCGGAGGCCTACGTCCACCACCCGCATCGCCGGAAGCTCACACACTCGCTCGTTGGATTTCTCATTCGTATAGATGTTACCTTGGCGTTGAACTACTTAAACCTAATGGAAATGATCTTCTCAAGTCTCTTTGGCACCATCCTGACGCCCTCATGTGTTGTTCTCTCAAG GCCTTACCGCCAGTATTCACATTTGCGAACCAGGCTGGTTTGGACATGCTGGAGACGACGTTGGTGGCACTTCAAGATATCACTCTCGAGAAAATCTTTGACAACAACGGGAAGAAGACCTTCTGCTCCGACTTCCCTCAAATCATGCAGCAG GGGtttatgtgtactgatggaggAATATGCATGTCGAGCATGGGAAGAGCAGTAACGTACGAAAAGGCTGTTGCATGGAAAGTGTTAAACGACGATGAAGATCCTCATTGTATCTGCTTCGTGTTCCTCAACTGGTCTTTTATCTGA
- the LOC106375321 gene encoding lachrymatory-factor synthase-like, producing MEPETVVFKWEGKQAAQVNGVTAEQAWLVVSDFCNVHEWFPTVDTCSRVEGTDGQTGLVRYCASTATKEDDETKWAKERLVEFDPIGRCLSYEVLENNVGFRSYVATVKVMQVDGVDESDSGKVCRIEWSFVSDPVDGWKKEDLESYVGFCLKHMANKMEMNL from the coding sequence ATGGAACCAGAAACGGTGGTGTTTAAGTGGGAGGGCAAACAAGCCGCTCAAGTCAACGGCGTCACGGCGGAGCAAGCCTGGTTGGTCGTTTCAGATTTCTGCAATGTCCACGAGTGGTTCCCAACTGTTGATACGTGTAGCCGAGTCGAAGGAACCGATGGTCAGACGGGTCTGGTCCGATACTGCGCCTCCACCGCAACCAAGGAAGACGACGAAACTAAATGGGCTAAGGAGCGTTTGGTCGAGTTTGATCCAATCGGACGGTGTTTGAGCTATGAGGTCCTCGAGAATAACGTGGGGTTCAGATCTTACGTGGCGACGGTCAAAGTAATGCAAGTGGACGGTGTAGATGAATCGGACAGTGGAAAAGTCTGTCGAATCGAGTGGTCGTTTGTGTCCGATCCTGTTGATGGTTGGAAGAAGGAAGACCTTGAATCCTACGTGGGTTTTTGTCTTAAACATATGGCTAATAAAATGGAAATGAATCTGTAA
- the LOC106372798 gene encoding homeobox protein ATH1-like, whose protein sequence is MGGFEIFNSFLTNKYSSSTSRSINVQETSFEAMAPPPPPLQPMDHLRPYDVPSNNMWSLGDNSDFHAYPCVEGVVGPSIPILSTFDEENFPRNEPSLSLAADVSDECSEISLCAATKSTRITSEHASSSSKDVSNNVSQVIFGSKYLHSVQEILSHFATYSLNGLETNPQCYFSSRGTESEGTNSVFTSCYENLNEFLGGGSQRQLPERFRETSSCYTEWINKKSGIKLVYKCEGKAMEADDRRHVRRN, encoded by the exons ATGGGTGGATTTGAAATCTTCAACTCTTTCCTCACTAACAAGTACTCATCATCTACTTCAAGATCTATCAATGTTCAAGAAACCAGCTTTGAGGCCatggctcctcctcctcctccacttcAGCCTATGGATCATCTAAGACCATATGATGTTCCCTCAAACAACATGTGGAGTCTTGGAGATAATAGTGATTTTCATGCATATCCATGCGTAGAAGGTGTTGTTGGTCCGAGCATACCAATACTATCTACATTCGATGAAGAAAATTTCCCAAGAAACGAGCCCTCGTTAAGTCTCGCCGCAGATGTTTCTGATGAGTGCTCGGAGATAAGTCTTTGTGCTGCTACTAAATCTACTAGAATAACCTCAGAGCATGCTTCTTCTAGCAGCAAAGACGTTTCTAATAACGTCTCTCAAGTCATATTTGGCTCAAAGTACCTTCACTCTGTTCAAGAAATACTATCTCATTTTGCCACATACTCCCTCAACGGCTTAGAGACTAATCCTCAATGCTACTTTTCATCTCGAGGAACCGAGTCAGAGGGTACAAACTCGGTCTTTACTTCATGTTATGAGAATCTAAACGAGTTTCTTGGTGGCGGTTCACAAAGACAA TTACCCGAACGATTCAGAGAAACATCTTCTTGCTATACGGAGTGGATTAACAAGAAGTCAG GTATCAAACTGGTTTATAAATGCGAGGGTAAGGCTATGGAAGCCGATGATAGAAGACATGTACGCAGAAATTAA
- the LOC106375316 gene encoding GATA transcription factor 9-like: protein MEQQKLTPELFLVAGNSSFVVDDLLDFSNDNGQPDDGFETYPDSSTVSPGTLADSSNSSSSLYTDGSVFSDDLCVPSEDLAELEWLSNLVEESFSKEDQDKLQLLSGLQKPQTTRLTQTKQEPEPEPELDQIFIPTDTDDSNVSVPAKARSKRPRSAASTWASRLLAIAGSDESGPKKKQLRAKEHDGSAGELEGEAGGERRCLHCATDKTPQWRTGPMGPKTLCNACGVRYKSGRLVPEYRPASSPTFVMTRHSNSHRKVMELRRQKEMRDEHLLSQLRCENLVMDIRSNGDDFLISNSNYNNHVASDFRRLI, encoded by the exons ATGGAACAACAAAAACTAACTCCGGAGCTCTTCCTCGTCGCCGGTAACTCCTCTTTCGTCGTCGACGACCTTCTTGACTTTTCCAACGACAACGGCCAACCTGACGACGGATTTGAAACCTATCCTGACTCTTCCACCGTCTCCCCCGGTACTCTCGCCGATAGCTCCAACTCCTCCTCGTCGCTTTACACCGACGGCAGCGTGTTCTCCGACGACCTTTGTGTTCCG AGTGAGGATTTAGCTGAACTTGAATGGTTATCGAACTTGGTGGAAGAATCATTCTCAAAAGAAGACCAAGACAAGCTTCAGTTACTGTCCGGCTTACAAAAACCTCAAACCACCCGGTTAACCCAAACCAAACAAGAACCGGAACCCGAACCTGAGTTGGATCAAATCTTCATCCCCACCGACACTGACGACTCGAATGTTTCCGTTCCCGCCAAAGCAAGAAGCAAGAGACCACGCTCTGCAGCCTCCACGTGGGCTTCCCGTCTTCTTGCAATCGCCGGCTCCGACGAGTCCGGTCCGAAGAAGAAACAGCTCAGAGCTAAAGAACACGACGGCAGCGCCGGAGAACTCGAAGGCGAAGCCGGAGGAGAGAGACGGTGTCTCCACTGCGCGACGGATAAGACGCCGCAGTGGCGGACGGGGCCGATGGGTCCCAAGACGCTGTGCAACGCGTGCGGAGTGCGGTACAAATCGGGGAGGCTCGTGCCGGAGTACAGACCGGCTTCGAGCCCGACGTTCGTGATGACGAGGCACTCGAACTCTCACCGGAAAGTGATGGAGCTGCGGCGACAGAAGGAGATGAGAGACGAGCATTTGCTGAGTCAGCTTCGGTGTGAGAATCTCGTGATGGATATCAGATCCAATGGCGACGATTTCTTAATCAGTAATAGTAATTATAATAACCACGTGGCTTCTGATTTTAGGCGCTTAATCTAA